The Rattus rattus isolate New Zealand chromosome 1, Rrattus_CSIRO_v1, whole genome shotgun sequence genome includes a region encoding these proteins:
- the Avpr1a gene encoding vasopressin V1a receptor, with protein sequence MSFPRGSHDRSVGNSSPWWPLTTEGSNSSQEAAELGEGDSPPGDVRNEELAKLEIAVLAVIFVVAVLGNSSVLLALHRTPRKTSRMHLFIRHLSLADLAVAFFQVLPQLCWDITYRFRGPDWLCRVVKHLQVFAMFASAYMLVVMTADRYIAVCHPLKTLQQPARRSRLMIAASWVLSFILSTPQYFIFSVIEIEVNNGTKTQDCWATFIQPWGTRAYVTWMTSGVFVAPVVVLGTCYGFICYHIWRNIRGKTASSRQSKGDKGSGEAVGPFHKGLLVTPCVSSVKSISRAKIRTVKMTFVIVSAYILCWAPFFIVQMWSVWDENFIWTDSENPSITITALLASLNSCCNPWIYMFFSGHLLQDCVQSFPCCHSMAQKFAKDDSDSMSRRQTSYSNNRSPTNSTGMWKDSPKSSKSIRFIPVSN encoded by the exons ATGAGTTTCCCGCGAGGCTCCCACGATCGGTCCGTGGGCAACTCCAGCCCGTGGTGGCCTCTAACCACTGAGGGCTCcaacagcagccaggaggcagccGAGCTTGGGGAAGGTGACAGCCCGCCGGGGGACGTACGCAATGAGGAGCTGGCCAAACTGGAGATCGCTGTGCTGGCAGTGATTTTTGTGGTGGCTGTGCTGGGCAATAGCAGTGTGCTGCTGGCGCTGCATCGCACGCCACGCAAGACATCCCGCATGCACCTCTTCATCCGACACCTCAGCCTGGCAGACCTGGCGGTCGCCTTCTTCCAAGTATTACCGCAGCTATGCTGGGACATCACCTACCGCTTCCGCGGGCCAGACTGGCTGTGCCGCGTGGTGAAGCACCTGCAGGTGTTTGCCATGTTCGCGTCTGCCTATATGCTGGTGGTGATGACCGCCGACCGCTACATCGCTGTGTGCCACCCGCTCAAGACCCTGCAGCAGCCGGCGCGCCGCTCGCGCCTCATGATCGCCGCCTCTTGGGTGCTGAGTTTCATACTAAGCACGCCACAGTACTTTATCTTCTCTGTGATCGAAATCGAGGTGAACAATGGCACTAAAACCCAAGACTGCTGGGCTACCTTCATCCAGCCCTGGGGTACCCGCGCCTACGTGACCTGGATGACCAGCGGCGTCTTCGTGGCACCTGTGGTCGTCTTGGGTACCTGCTATGGCTTCATCTGCTACCACATCTGGCGCAACATCCGCGGAAAGACAGCGTCCTCGCGACAGAGCAAGGGTGACAAGGGCTCTGGGGAAGCCGTGGGTCCCTTTCATAAGGGGCTTCTGGTTACACCTTGTGTCAGCAGCGTGAAGAGCATTTCCCGCGCCAAGATCCGCACTGTGAAGATGACCTTTGTGATTGTAAGCGCCTACATCCTTTGCTGGGCGCCTTTCTTCATTGTCCAGATGTGGTCGGTCTGGGATGAGAATTTCATCTGGACTG ATTCGGAAAACCCTTCCATCACGATCACGGCGTTGCTGGCTTCCTTGAACAGCTGCTGCAACCCGTGGATATACATGTTTTTCAGTGGCCATCTCCTGCAAGACTGCGTCCAAAGTTTCCCATGCTGCCACAGCATGGCGCAGAAATTCGCCAAGGATGACTCCGACAGCATGAGCCGCAGACAGACTTCTTATTCTAACAACCGAAGCCCAACGAACAGCACTGGGATGTGGAAGGACTCGCCCAAATCTTCCAAATCCATCAGATTCATTCCCGTCTCCAATTGA